A single genomic interval of Gouania willdenowi chromosome 22, fGouWil2.1, whole genome shotgun sequence harbors:
- the maco1b gene encoding macoilin-2 isoform X2, giving the protein MKRRNADCSKLRRPLKRNRITEGIYGSTFLYLKFLVVWALVLLADFVLEFRFEYLWPFWLFIRSVYDSFRYQGLAFSVFFVCVAFTSDIICLLFIPVQWLFFAASTYVWVQYVWHTERGVCLPTVSLWILFVYIEAAIRFKDLKNFHVDLCRPFAAHCIGYPVVTLGFGFKSYVSYKMRLRKQKEVQKENEFYMQLLQQALPLEQQMLQRQEREAEEAAAKGISEVETPQVSQNGAPANKKTSAPLPELEYREKGKEGRGGGEGKKQHNSIMPSSVDSKLQEIEYMENHINNKRLTTELDSTDNLLPKEDNNSSCSSSSSSSSSKNYKNAGSNAATLNSSPRGHSATNGSVLSSAQPSSTGKNEKKHKLPVGKGTSGGSHRDPTDNCIPNNQLSKPEALVRLEQDVKKLKADLQASRQVEQDLRSQIGSLGTAERSIRTELGQLRQENELLQNKLHNAVQAKQKDKQAVGQLEKKLKAEQEARVTAEKQLSEEKKRKKLEEATAARAVALAAASRGECTETLRRRITELETECKKLSMDIKLKEEQIRELELKVQELHKYKENEKDTEVLMSALSAMQDKTQHLENSLSAETRIKLDLFSALGDAKRQLEIAQGQILQKDQEIKDLKQKIAEVMAVMPSISYTADTSSMTPVAPHYSSKFMDTNPSGLDPNASVYQPLKK; this is encoded by the exons TACTTTTCTCTACCTGAAGTTCCTGGTGGTTTGGGCGCTGGTGCTACTGGCAGACTTTGTGCTTGAGTTCAGATTTGAGTACCTTTGGCCGTTCTGGCTCTTCATCCGGAGTGTGTACGACTCCTTCAGATACCAGGGGCTG GCCTTCtcagtattttttgtgtgtgtggcgtTTACGTCGGACATCATTTGCCTCCTCTTCATCCCAGTGCAATGGCTATTCTTTGCTGCCAGTACCTATGTATGGGTGCAGTATGTTTGGCACACAG AACGAGGGGTTTGTCTACCCACTGTGTCTCTGTGGATACTTTTTGTGTACATAGAGGCAGCCATCAGATTCAAAGACCTGAAGAACTTCCATGTGGACTTGTGTCGTCCTTTTGCTGCGCACTG CATTGGCTACCCTGTGGTCACGCTGGGCTTCGGTTTCAAAAGCTATGTGAGCTATAAGATGCGCCTGCGAAAGCAGAAGGAGGTGCAGAAGGAGAATGAGTTTTACATGCAGCTCCTACAGCAGGCTCTGCCTCTAGAGCAACAGATGCTTCAGAGGCAAGAGCGAGAAGCAGAAGAAG cagcagctaaagGAATATCAGAAGTCGAAACACCCCAGGTGTCACAGAACGGCGCCCCAGCCAATAAAAAGACGTCGGCACCTCTGCCGGAGTTAGAGTATAGAGAAAAAGGGAAAGAGGGGAGGGGCGGTGGGGAgggtaaaaaacaacacaacagcaTTATGCCATCATCAGTGGACTCTAAACTTCAGGAGATAGAATACATGGAGAACCATATAAACAACAAGAGACTGACTACAGAGCTGGACAGCACGGACAACCTGTTGCCCAAAGAGGACAACAATTCCTCCTGCTCTTCCTCCTCGTCTTCTTCATCctccaaaaattacaaaaacgcCGGCAGCAACGCCGCCACGCTCAACTCCTCACCCCGAGGACACAGCGCCACCAACGGCAGCGTGCTCTCCTCAGCGCAGCCGTCCTCTACGgggaagaatgagaagaagcaCAAGTTGCCGGTGGGAAAGGGAACGTCTGGGGGATCCCACAGGGACCCCACTGACAACTGCATCCCCAACAATCAGCTGAGCAAGCCAGAAGCACTTGTTAG ACTGGAACAGGACGTAAAGAAGCTGAAAGCGGACCTGCAGGCCAGCCGGCAGGTGGAGCAGGACTTACGCAGTCAGATCGGCTCTCTGGGCACCGCTGAGCGCTCTATACGCACGGAGCTGGGCCAACTGCGCCAGGAGAACGAGCTTCTGCAGAACAA GCTTCATAATGCTGTGCAAGCAAAACAGAAAGACAAACAGGCAGTGGGGCAGCTGGAGAAAAAGCTCAAAGCAGAACAGGAGGCTCGAGTCACTGCCGAGAAGCAGCTGTcggaggagaagaagaggaagaagctgGAAGAAGCCACAGCAGCACGAGCAGTAGCATTAGCGGCCGCGTCCAG AGGGGAGTGTACAGAAACGCTGCGGCGACGTATCACTGAGTTAGAAACAGAGTGCAAGAAATTATCAATGGACATCAAACTAAAGGAGGAGCAGATCCGAGAGCTGGAATTAAAAGTGCAG GAGCTTCATAAATATAAGGAAAATGAAAAAGACACAGAGGTGCTGATGTCAGCGCTGTCAGCCATGCAGGATAAAACCCAGCACCTGGAGAACAGCCTGAGCGCAGAGACCAGGATCAAACTAGACCTCTTCTCTGCACTGGGAGACGCCAAGAGGCAGCTGGAAATTGCACAAG GTCAGATCCTGCAGAAGGACCAGGAGATCAAAGACCTGAAGCAGAAGATTGCCGAAGTGATGGCCGTCATGCCCAGCATCTCATACACAGCAGACACCAGCAGCATGACCCCCGTGGCCCCCCATTACTCCTCTAAGTTCATGGACACCAATCCCTCTGGCCTGGACCCCAACGCCTCAGTTTACCAGCccttaaaaaagtga
- the maco1b gene encoding macoilin-2 isoform X1, translating into MKRRNADCSKLRRPLKRNRITEGIYGSTFLYLKFLVVWALVLLADFVLEFRFEYLWPFWLFIRSVYDSFRYQGLAFSVFFVCVAFTSDIICLLFIPVQWLFFAASTYVWVQYVWHTERGVCLPTVSLWILFVYIEAAIRFKDLKNFHVDLCRPFAAHCIGYPVVTLGFGFKSYVSYKMRLRKQKEVQKENEFYMQLLQQALPLEQQMLQRQEREAEEAAAAKGISEVETPQVSQNGAPANKKTSAPLPELEYREKGKEGRGGGEGKKQHNSIMPSSVDSKLQEIEYMENHINNKRLTTELDSTDNLLPKEDNNSSCSSSSSSSSSKNYKNAGSNAATLNSSPRGHSATNGSVLSSAQPSSTGKNEKKHKLPVGKGTSGGSHRDPTDNCIPNNQLSKPEALVRLEQDVKKLKADLQASRQVEQDLRSQIGSLGTAERSIRTELGQLRQENELLQNKLHNAVQAKQKDKQAVGQLEKKLKAEQEARVTAEKQLSEEKKRKKLEEATAARAVALAAASRGECTETLRRRITELETECKKLSMDIKLKEEQIRELELKVQELHKYKENEKDTEVLMSALSAMQDKTQHLENSLSAETRIKLDLFSALGDAKRQLEIAQGQILQKDQEIKDLKQKIAEVMAVMPSISYTADTSSMTPVAPHYSSKFMDTNPSGLDPNASVYQPLKK; encoded by the exons TACTTTTCTCTACCTGAAGTTCCTGGTGGTTTGGGCGCTGGTGCTACTGGCAGACTTTGTGCTTGAGTTCAGATTTGAGTACCTTTGGCCGTTCTGGCTCTTCATCCGGAGTGTGTACGACTCCTTCAGATACCAGGGGCTG GCCTTCtcagtattttttgtgtgtgtggcgtTTACGTCGGACATCATTTGCCTCCTCTTCATCCCAGTGCAATGGCTATTCTTTGCTGCCAGTACCTATGTATGGGTGCAGTATGTTTGGCACACAG AACGAGGGGTTTGTCTACCCACTGTGTCTCTGTGGATACTTTTTGTGTACATAGAGGCAGCCATCAGATTCAAAGACCTGAAGAACTTCCATGTGGACTTGTGTCGTCCTTTTGCTGCGCACTG CATTGGCTACCCTGTGGTCACGCTGGGCTTCGGTTTCAAAAGCTATGTGAGCTATAAGATGCGCCTGCGAAAGCAGAAGGAGGTGCAGAAGGAGAATGAGTTTTACATGCAGCTCCTACAGCAGGCTCTGCCTCTAGAGCAACAGATGCTTCAGAGGCAAGAGCGAGAAGCAGAAGAAG cagcagcagctaaagGAATATCAGAAGTCGAAACACCCCAGGTGTCACAGAACGGCGCCCCAGCCAATAAAAAGACGTCGGCACCTCTGCCGGAGTTAGAGTATAGAGAAAAAGGGAAAGAGGGGAGGGGCGGTGGGGAgggtaaaaaacaacacaacagcaTTATGCCATCATCAGTGGACTCTAAACTTCAGGAGATAGAATACATGGAGAACCATATAAACAACAAGAGACTGACTACAGAGCTGGACAGCACGGACAACCTGTTGCCCAAAGAGGACAACAATTCCTCCTGCTCTTCCTCCTCGTCTTCTTCATCctccaaaaattacaaaaacgcCGGCAGCAACGCCGCCACGCTCAACTCCTCACCCCGAGGACACAGCGCCACCAACGGCAGCGTGCTCTCCTCAGCGCAGCCGTCCTCTACGgggaagaatgagaagaagcaCAAGTTGCCGGTGGGAAAGGGAACGTCTGGGGGATCCCACAGGGACCCCACTGACAACTGCATCCCCAACAATCAGCTGAGCAAGCCAGAAGCACTTGTTAG ACTGGAACAGGACGTAAAGAAGCTGAAAGCGGACCTGCAGGCCAGCCGGCAGGTGGAGCAGGACTTACGCAGTCAGATCGGCTCTCTGGGCACCGCTGAGCGCTCTATACGCACGGAGCTGGGCCAACTGCGCCAGGAGAACGAGCTTCTGCAGAACAA GCTTCATAATGCTGTGCAAGCAAAACAGAAAGACAAACAGGCAGTGGGGCAGCTGGAGAAAAAGCTCAAAGCAGAACAGGAGGCTCGAGTCACTGCCGAGAAGCAGCTGTcggaggagaagaagaggaagaagctgGAAGAAGCCACAGCAGCACGAGCAGTAGCATTAGCGGCCGCGTCCAG AGGGGAGTGTACAGAAACGCTGCGGCGACGTATCACTGAGTTAGAAACAGAGTGCAAGAAATTATCAATGGACATCAAACTAAAGGAGGAGCAGATCCGAGAGCTGGAATTAAAAGTGCAG GAGCTTCATAAATATAAGGAAAATGAAAAAGACACAGAGGTGCTGATGTCAGCGCTGTCAGCCATGCAGGATAAAACCCAGCACCTGGAGAACAGCCTGAGCGCAGAGACCAGGATCAAACTAGACCTCTTCTCTGCACTGGGAGACGCCAAGAGGCAGCTGGAAATTGCACAAG GTCAGATCCTGCAGAAGGACCAGGAGATCAAAGACCTGAAGCAGAAGATTGCCGAAGTGATGGCCGTCATGCCCAGCATCTCATACACAGCAGACACCAGCAGCATGACCCCCGTGGCCCCCCATTACTCCTCTAAGTTCATGGACACCAATCCCTCTGGCCTGGACCCCAACGCCTCAGTTTACCAGCccttaaaaaagtga